The following proteins come from a genomic window of Pelagicoccus albus:
- a CDS encoding TonB-dependent receptor, whose translation MKKTNNTQTPLAIALLSVSLTASVNSDEFVNDSDDVFELPAAVVTGDLWQSDLLETSASVTLLDSDSLQTPGFEHFDDLTAYLPNLTTTGGTSRSRYFQLRGIGENSQFEGETPDSAVVYLMDDFDLTGVGTVGSLFDVQQVEVLRGPQAGAFGANAAGGLIRIVSADPTPYWTGYAQTTVGEDSLFGGEFAVGGPLSEANPEKLTMRFSMMTQGSDGFYENRTLDRPTNEREESAARLKLRWKEDAFQWDASLLYANSDNGYDQFAMTNEEYVTYSDEPGRDEQESLGLSLKGLYELQDGQQFTSKTSFVQTDSLYSYDADWTDASYAGYLETNRDREVVSQELRFDSSMDNANRWTVGLYYQQLEEDSDVLYRDGDPSGGEWYFGQVDVYSVFKTETLAVFGQMDFQLAERTRLVAGLRFEDYDVSFDSQSDEMGYYQGYLYDGNRDNDDSLFGGKLSLEQDLSDSLMGFASLVKGYKAGGANSGTFTTPDMPALYDTETLWNFEAGLRGRWLDNRLTGQVTAFYLEREDTQLRDSVGAGGFFRYLTVNGDGATHSGVEAEIKWWINDEWTLDAGIGFLDAERDSYTDPSGLVPARELANAPSYTYNLRLSYNSPEGLFGSFSIAGRDSYFESNSHTQERDAMTVANASIGYRLEDWTFALWAKNLSDERYASRVFYFDNGEGDMRYEAMAAPRQIGATVRYDF comes from the coding sequence ATGAAGAAAACCAATAACACGCAAACGCCGCTGGCCATCGCCCTGCTCTCCGTTTCGCTCACCGCTTCGGTGAACTCCGACGAGTTCGTTAACGACTCGGACGACGTATTCGAATTGCCCGCAGCAGTGGTGACAGGCGACCTTTGGCAGTCAGATCTGCTGGAGACTTCGGCTAGCGTTACCTTGCTCGACAGCGATTCTCTCCAGACGCCTGGTTTCGAGCATTTCGACGACCTTACTGCTTACCTGCCAAACCTTACTACAACGGGTGGCACGTCGCGTTCACGCTATTTCCAACTCCGAGGAATCGGCGAAAATTCCCAGTTTGAAGGAGAGACGCCGGACTCGGCCGTAGTCTACTTGATGGACGATTTCGACCTGACCGGCGTTGGCACCGTGGGAAGCCTTTTCGATGTTCAACAAGTCGAAGTGCTTCGCGGACCACAGGCGGGAGCTTTCGGAGCAAACGCGGCAGGCGGCTTGATTCGCATCGTCAGCGCCGACCCAACGCCTTACTGGACTGGCTATGCCCAGACCACTGTGGGCGAGGATTCGCTGTTCGGTGGTGAGTTCGCCGTTGGCGGGCCGCTTTCAGAGGCAAATCCCGAAAAGCTGACCATGCGTTTCTCTATGATGACGCAAGGGAGCGACGGGTTCTACGAAAACCGCACGCTCGATCGTCCAACCAATGAGCGTGAAGAGTCGGCTGCTCGCCTGAAACTGCGCTGGAAAGAGGATGCCTTCCAATGGGACGCATCCCTGCTCTATGCGAATTCGGATAACGGATACGACCAGTTCGCCATGACAAACGAGGAGTATGTGACCTACTCGGACGAGCCAGGTCGCGATGAACAAGAAAGCTTGGGCCTAAGCCTGAAAGGACTCTACGAACTGCAGGATGGCCAGCAGTTCACATCCAAGACATCCTTTGTTCAGACTGATTCACTTTACAGCTACGATGCGGATTGGACAGATGCCTCCTACGCCGGTTACTTAGAGACAAATCGCGACCGCGAAGTAGTTAGCCAGGAACTACGCTTCGACAGCAGTATGGATAATGCAAACCGTTGGACCGTAGGATTGTATTACCAACAGTTGGAAGAAGATTCCGACGTTCTCTATCGCGATGGAGATCCTTCAGGCGGTGAATGGTATTTTGGTCAGGTCGACGTGTATTCTGTTTTCAAGACAGAAACCCTAGCCGTTTTTGGCCAAATGGATTTTCAGCTTGCGGAAAGGACTCGGCTTGTGGCGGGACTTCGCTTCGAAGATTACGATGTCAGCTTCGACTCGCAATCCGATGAGATGGGGTATTACCAAGGCTATCTCTACGATGGAAATCGGGACAACGACGACTCTTTGTTTGGCGGCAAGCTCAGCCTCGAACAGGATCTGAGCGACAGTTTGATGGGATTTGCCAGCCTTGTTAAAGGTTACAAGGCGGGGGGCGCTAACAGCGGAACCTTCACGACGCCAGACATGCCAGCTCTCTATGATACCGAAACCCTTTGGAACTTCGAAGCAGGCTTGCGTGGACGTTGGCTGGACAATCGTCTCACGGGTCAAGTGACAGCGTTCTACCTCGAACGTGAAGATACCCAACTCCGCGACTCGGTCGGTGCAGGCGGATTTTTCCGTTATCTGACCGTGAATGGTGATGGAGCGACTCACTCGGGGGTGGAAGCTGAAATCAAGTGGTGGATCAATGACGAATGGACCCTCGATGCCGGTATCGGTTTCTTGGATGCGGAAAGGGATTCCTACACCGATCCCAGCGGACTAGTGCCAGCTCGCGAATTGGCCAACGCTCCGAGCTACACTTACAACCTGCGCCTAAGCTACAATTCTCCGGAAGGCTTGTTTGGATCTTTCTCAATCGCTGGCCGAGATTCCTACTTTGAATCGAACAGCCATACTCAAGAGCGTGATGCCATGACTGTGGCAAACGCCTCCATTGGCTACCGCCTCGAAGATTGGACTTTTGCGCTCTGGGCCAAGAACCTGAGCGATGAACGCTATGCCAGCCGCGTCTTCTACTTCGACAACGGAGAGGGAGATATGCGTTACGAGGCGATGGCAGCTCCGCGTCAAATCGGCGCAACAGTGCGCTACGATTTCTAA
- a CDS encoding family 43 glycosylhydrolase, producing MKKHSLIVTFVLSLFLTATPLLRAEKPAGYLFATFKGEQTPMTEQIYFSVSLDGQSWKALNGGEPVLVSELGEKGVRDPYLLRAHDNSKFFLIATDLSINLTPDWGRAVTAGSRNIVVWESEDLVNWSEPRLIEVAPKDAGCTWAPEAIYDDVNEEYIVFWASTTGRDDFAKHRIWATRTKDFRSFGEPFIFIEKPTTVIDTTIIRDDERYYRFTKDELYKSISMETAPHLAGPWETVSDFSLSKLQGYEGPECYQIDPESDRWCLILDQYSKGTGYQPFVTSDLSSGQFEPAEGFDFPFHFRHGSVIPLSQEELTALQDKWGDATSHSAPAAARHNPWADLKSPLHLDKMPLHDPFIVPDAETETYYLFTSNIPSLSGTVGRGTMAYKSKDLKNWDMPKAVFVVPENEYGEEGAWAPEVHEYKGKYYLFTTVHNSSQSFKEAPDVPYSTYPRGTIVAVSESLDGPFEMRDKTGPLPPKEFMTLDGTLFIDEKEEPWLVYAHEWIQRIDGTMEAIKLSEDLSQTIGDPIHLFKASDAPWLNGSLTPSTDPLRYVTDGPQLFRTKKGRLLMLWSSYENDVYVQTLARSKSGNLQGPWEQLDPLVKHDSGHGMLFETFEGELMMVLHRPFKNAKGKLYSMRDTGDRVKIVRERTDLDFESNPTH from the coding sequence ATGAAAAAGCACTCTCTGATCGTAACGTTCGTTCTCAGTCTATTCCTGACAGCGACACCTCTACTGCGTGCCGAAAAACCGGCTGGCTATCTCTTCGCCACCTTCAAGGGCGAGCAAACGCCCATGACCGAGCAAATCTACTTTTCCGTTAGCCTTGATGGACAAAGCTGGAAGGCATTAAATGGAGGGGAACCGGTCTTGGTCAGCGAGTTGGGGGAAAAGGGAGTTCGCGACCCGTACCTCCTGCGAGCTCATGACAACAGCAAATTTTTCCTTATCGCCACAGACCTATCGATTAATTTAACCCCGGACTGGGGACGAGCCGTAACGGCCGGAAGTCGCAATATCGTGGTCTGGGAATCGGAGGATTTGGTAAATTGGTCTGAACCCCGCTTGATCGAAGTGGCACCTAAGGATGCGGGATGCACATGGGCTCCGGAGGCTATCTACGATGACGTCAATGAGGAGTACATCGTTTTCTGGGCATCCACTACTGGACGTGACGATTTTGCCAAACACCGCATTTGGGCGACACGTACCAAGGATTTTCGCAGCTTTGGAGAGCCATTCATTTTTATCGAAAAACCAACTACGGTAATTGATACAACCATCATAAGAGACGACGAGCGTTACTATCGTTTCACCAAAGACGAGCTCTATAAGAGCATCAGTATGGAAACCGCTCCCCATCTCGCCGGACCATGGGAAACTGTATCTGATTTTTCTTTGTCCAAGCTTCAAGGATACGAGGGCCCCGAGTGCTATCAGATCGATCCGGAATCCGATCGTTGGTGTCTCATCTTGGACCAGTACTCGAAGGGGACTGGGTACCAACCGTTTGTCACGTCGGATCTGAGCTCCGGACAATTCGAACCAGCTGAAGGATTCGATTTCCCATTCCACTTTCGACATGGTTCAGTGATTCCTCTCAGCCAAGAAGAGCTGACTGCCCTGCAGGATAAATGGGGTGACGCGACTTCCCATTCTGCTCCCGCAGCGGCGAGGCATAATCCATGGGCCGATCTAAAGTCCCCGCTTCACTTGGATAAAATGCCCTTGCACGATCCGTTTATCGTGCCTGACGCCGAAACGGAAACCTACTACCTTTTCACCTCAAACATTCCCTCGCTGAGCGGAACAGTTGGTCGCGGAACCATGGCCTATAAGTCGAAAGACTTGAAAAATTGGGATATGCCAAAAGCGGTTTTTGTTGTTCCGGAAAATGAATACGGCGAGGAAGGCGCCTGGGCTCCGGAAGTTCACGAATACAAGGGGAAGTACTATCTCTTCACCACAGTACACAACAGTTCCCAGAGTTTCAAAGAGGCGCCTGATGTGCCCTACTCGACCTACCCGCGTGGTACCATCGTAGCGGTTTCTGAATCCCTCGACGGACCATTCGAAATGAGGGATAAGACGGGACCTTTACCGCCTAAGGAGTTCATGACGCTCGATGGTACCTTGTTTATCGACGAAAAAGAGGAGCCGTGGCTTGTGTACGCTCATGAATGGATACAGCGCATAGACGGCACCATGGAGGCGATCAAGCTCTCTGAAGACTTGTCGCAAACAATCGGCGACCCCATTCATCTGTTCAAAGCCTCGGACGCTCCCTGGCTAAATGGATCACTCACTCCTAGCACGGATCCTCTGCGCTACGTGACCGATGGGCCACAGCTCTTTCGCACTAAGAAGGGGCGTTTGCTAATGCTCTGGTCGAGCTATGAAAACGATGTTTACGTCCAGACCTTAGCCCGTTCCAAGAGTGGAAACCTGCAGGGACCGTGGGAGCAATTGGATCCATTGGTGAAGCATGACTCTGGTCACGGCATGCTGTTTGAAACCTTTGAAGGCGAGCTCATGATGGTGCTGCATAGACCTTTCAAAAACGCCAAAGGAAAACTGTATTCAATGCGTGATACAGGGGACCGTGTTAAGATTGTTCGAGAGCGAACAGACTTGGATTTCGAATCAAATCCTACCCACTAA
- a CDS encoding AAA family ATPase, translating to MSSQSKLRRIVFIGAECTGKSTLAQAVAARLGAPCSEEYVRIHAEQLERPLDATDLEPIAHGQLRLEDQAATMASEFVVHDTNILSSILYAEHYFDTHLDWVDSLFEERCYDSYFLCQSDIPWVADPGQRVSPEERALLQERFIAILNRYDISYVPVCGTLEERITIVNKKLGLD from the coding sequence ATGAGTAGCCAATCAAAACTTCGCAGAATCGTTTTTATTGGTGCAGAATGTACTGGGAAAAGTACTTTGGCACAGGCGGTAGCGGCTCGCTTGGGAGCTCCTTGTTCAGAGGAATACGTCAGGATACATGCCGAACAATTAGAACGGCCTCTGGACGCTACAGACCTAGAGCCGATCGCTCACGGTCAGCTCCGACTCGAAGATCAAGCGGCGACCATGGCGAGTGAGTTTGTAGTGCACGATACCAATATCCTCTCCTCGATTCTCTACGCGGAGCATTATTTCGACACCCATTTGGATTGGGTCGATTCGCTTTTCGAAGAACGCTGCTACGACAGCTATTTTCTTTGCCAGTCGGATATTCCCTGGGTGGCAGATCCCGGACAAAGAGTGAGTCCGGAGGAGCGGGCCCTACTGCAGGAAAGATTCATTGCCATTCTAAATCGGTACGACATTTCCTACGTCCCGGTCTGCGGAACCTTAGAGGAACGCATCACGATCGTTAACAAGAAGCTAGGGCTCGACTGA
- the pnuC gene encoding nicotinamide riboside transporter PnuC — MDTILTQIQNTSAVEWLGTATGLIGVYLSIKEKALAWLFFILCYVLYVYLSFTASLFAAMVLNAIFIPISAWGWLQWGRSSKNSDKPEVRISKTNPTQCLWLGCIAILGTAGLGLFLQNFTEGALPFLDAFATVVSLIAQWMLGRKLLENWLAWIVADSCFIILWGWQGYWVALLMFLVFTFMATTGYLSWRKEISEIEK, encoded by the coding sequence ATGGATACTATTCTAACACAAATACAAAACACCTCAGCAGTCGAGTGGCTGGGAACGGCAACAGGCTTGATCGGGGTGTATTTGAGTATTAAAGAGAAAGCCCTCGCATGGCTTTTCTTCATTCTCTGTTACGTTCTTTACGTATACCTCAGCTTCACAGCGTCTCTGTTTGCTGCCATGGTTTTGAACGCGATCTTTATTCCAATCTCAGCTTGGGGCTGGTTGCAATGGGGGCGTAGTTCCAAAAATTCGGATAAGCCGGAGGTCAGGATTTCCAAGACGAACCCGACTCAATGCCTATGGCTCGGATGTATCGCTATTTTGGGCACAGCTGGTCTCGGCTTGTTCCTGCAGAATTTTACAGAGGGTGCTTTGCCCTTTCTCGACGCCTTCGCCACGGTTGTTTCCCTAATTGCCCAATGGATGCTCGGGCGTAAGCTGTTGGAGAATTGGCTGGCTTGGATAGTGGCCGATAGCTGTTTCATCATCCTGTGGGGCTGGCAAGGTTACTGGGTCGCTCTGTTGATGTTCCTTGTATTCACTTTTATGGCCACCACCGGCTATCTGAGCTGGAGAAAAGAGATCTCGGAAATCGAAAAATGA